The nucleotide sequence ggaaaattgatcagtgcttacagttttctgggatacttaagggccagaagtattggaacatcatcAGGTCCGTCAGACACTTATTGAAGGGCTGAGGCTTAAACTTCATATTAAACGCGGAGAACCGCCATGCAAGGGCATTGTGATCTCACATGACGATGCACGTCCTCACACTTATGCCTAAACTATcaacactctgcaaaaactttgttttgagaTTTTAAAGCATACGAacgcttgttgacagatggacaaagtgcaTTGGTACATGAAGGAAAATGAAGCCTTTCTCTGAAGGTTTGTTGTAATAAATTTTTcggccagagtgcggataatttttgactcaccctcatggATAAACCCGCTTTGGAGTAGACTTGTGTAGATGAATGAGTACCGAATTACTTGATTGTGTTAAACTAACATTCCACCTCGACACTGCCCCCGCAGGGCCGTACTGTAACCGCACGTGGGACGGATGGCTCTGCTGGGGAGACTCGCCTCCGGGAATCGCCATACAGGACTGTCCTAATTACTTCCAAGACTTTGACCCAACAGGTGCACCTCTAAGTTTTTTCGCTCCTTATgtcttgacaaaaaaaatggaatgaCTGTCGTTGTTAGATGTATGAAAATTTTATGCGCCTTTTCTGATCGGATCTTCGGTTTCCCAGAAAAAGTAACCAAAGTGTGTAACGAGGATGGACAGTGGTTCCGACACCCAGAAAGCAACCGACTGTGGTCCAACTACACCCTGTGCTCGGCCTACACCAAAGAAAAACTCACGGTGGGACGATTTTTTCACGCTTCGTTGTACGCATGCATGCAGACGACAAAGTACTAAGTCGGCCATACAACATCTGGAACGACTGTTagatctcctcttatactgtagataattgATCAGAACTGTAGAGTACCGTGATAAGTTAAAAGAATGCACAGTATaggttattttattacattgaaGTTGGGTTGAATCGAATCATCAGAGACATTCAAACAATCACTACAGCTTCActaaactgtatttaaacatgtttagcGTGATACATTGCCCCATTTTTTCCCACTTTACAGGGatgtgacgagacacggatttcTTTTTCCCAGCAATCGCCACTAATCAGTTTCACTTCACTCAGTAATCATATCATCTTTGTTGGCGCAAACCTCCAGTCTGTAATCTACACCAATTGCAAGCATTAAAATTAGATTTCCATCTCTTTGTTCGAATTCTTCTCAACCGAACACAAAGCTGAAAAATCAAAGTAAATTATGGAGGCTGCGTCAGGAAAAGTGCCAGATGATTCGGAAAAAGACAGATGAAAATGCAGAAAGCATTAAATGATAGTGTTctttttaagttgtttttttttcttttcttttcttttatctgCCTCCTGTAGGTTGCAGTCACCATGTATTATGTGGCAGTGCTGGGTCACGTACTGTCTCTGGTATCTCTGCTTATATCCATTTTCATCTTCTCATATTTCAAGTGAGTACAGAGCATTGTGTAAGCATTGCCCGTTTACTCAAATAACTGCTCATATAGAACCCGTTTAAAGATATTCTGGTTGATTATCGCAGAGCAAAATTCatgcaaagacaaaaaagacaGCTATGTGCGCAATATAGCAGATAtatgaggggcattcaagtcacattcaaggacttttgattgtgcagaataacagaacacgattatgagagtaaaaactctctttatttctctatgcaATTCCCTTGCTACACTAATTCATTCaacccagcatttcactagtgcttggattccATCAAGGTAGACAGTACTTTGGAGCAAGATCAGAACGTTTGAAACACTGGTCCCCCAGAAAGTCCTTCAAtggaacatgtggaaatggcttagagctcaagagtctcatcaccgtacttgTGAAATATCATCACCAGTCtgtgttttgacttgaacacccctcgtatatAAAAACTCTGTTAGCTAAGGTTGTTACTGTGTTGTGGATCTGTACATATTATACAATGTCTGATATCCATCCAGGTGTCTAAGCTGCCAGAGGATCTCTCTCCATAAGAACATGTTTCTGTCCTTCATCTTCAACTCCATTTTCATGATCATATGGTTAACGAATGTCATCTACAATCAGCAAATGACTTCCAACTACGTGAGTGTGTCTCAATCTGTTGACTTATTAATACAGACAGAAGCAGAATCCCTTCCTTTAAGCTATCATTTTTATCCATGTGTAATATATTTGTGTGTCATGACCGTTATCAGATTTTTTGTAATATCCTGGTGAGTCTGATGCATTACGCGTCATGCTCAACGTACTTCTGGATGCTGTGTGAAGGGATCTACTTGCACACACTCATCATCGTGGCGGTGTTTGTGGGAGAACAGCAGCTGAGCTGGTACTACCTGCTGGGCTGGGGTGAGGAGTCAAATCTATCTGATTCACTTGAGTCTGATTTACTTTTATGCTGTTTATGAGTTCATAGGATATCACCGGTTAAGCGTGAATGAGAGTATACACTCATCAGCCACTTCATTAAGTACACCTGTTTAACTATTTAACGCAAATATCTAATcggccaatcacatggcagcagctCAATGCATTAAGGAATGTAGACATGGTCTAGACGATTTGGTGCCATTCAAACCAAACATTAAAATGGAGAAGAAAGATGATTTAAGTTACTTTGAACATGTCAGACTTTGAAGCAGAtaggctacagcagcagaacaCCAGACCGggtgccactcctgtcagctaaagATCAGACAACTCAGGCTACATTTCGCAGGGGTTTCCCGAAAATTGGACAACAGAAGTTTAGAAAAACATTGCCccgtctgatgagtctcaatttctaCTGCAACATTCAGATTTGGTATAAACAGCataaaagcatggatccattCTGCCTTTGTATCAACGGGtcaggctgctgctggtggtgtatTGGTGTGGAGGAGATTTTCTTGGGATGTCTTGGCCCCACTGATGGTGTAAATACCACAGCCTACCTAAGTATTGTTGCCAATCATATGACCACACGATAATACGCCATGTCACAAAGTCATGCACAGAACAATGAGTTCACCATAGCAATAAGAGCAACACTGGTATGTCGTGGAACGGGAGAGTCACATCATGTGCAACCGACAAATCTGCAGTAACTGCATGATGCTATTTTGacaatatggaccaaaatctcaAAGAACTTTTTCCAGCACCTTGCTGGAAAAGCAGGTCCAACCCAGTACTAgtaaggtgtacctaataaagtggccagtggGCGTTATTACTGAGAGTGTGGAGGTGAGAAATCAgatgtttaagttaaaaaaaaaaacctttaatccTGTTTAATGTGGGTGCAACTCAGACTGTTGAAGTTTCCTCAGACTGGTGAGGTGAAACAcaagattgtttttgttttgatacTGTTTGTGCTGCTTAATTTGTTCCTGTGTAATTTGACGACTACTAAACCATTGTGTGTTCTTAATAAGTTCATATTAAGGCACCagttctgttttaataattacgTAATTAATGAGTCCGGGATGTTGAAAAGCCATATCGATTCACTACAGTCTCTTTCTcttgtggaatttaattgctgTCGATTCATTATAAgtttataatacagtaataaaacacCACTACTATAGTTTCAATAACAGTGTGTAAACACACAGATCAGGGGTAAGATGGCATTTTTGATTCACTTTAAAATTATTCATCTTATGCTGATTCACCTTAATGTTGTTACTATACTGTAGGTTCGAGTTTAAGTTTTATTCACTATGTAATTAATAGATAAAGAGATGACACATCAAGTAAATCAGTCAAGATAATAAAAGCACTAGGCAATGTTAAAATGAATCTGATAGTAATATAttgcagggtttttttcccttttccttttATTCTGATCACTCTCGCTCTTACACTCTCACTTCCCTctgatttatattaatatttaaaaggcATTTATCTAATTAATTAAccaatttccttttatttttttaggattCCCGATTATTCCAGCTGCCATTCACGCTGGGGCCCGTATGAAATATGATCATAACATGTAAATGAATTTTGCTTGTATTTATCAatatttctctctgtctctctctttatacAAAGTGgcagaaaaaataatttgctgaatttttttttgcatatttgtcacacttcacTGAGttcatcaaacaaatttgaaTATTACACAATACAGTGTGGAGACAGTGAAGCACACTAAAAGCTCCAAAAAGGCAATACGATCTAAAGAAATTCGAAGAACATATGAGAAACAAAGCAACTTACGTGTATCAGACTGGAAATGGTTACCAAGCCATTTTTAAGGCTTTGGCACTCAAGTGAACCCATTGAAGGACACTATACACAAAAGACAAACCTTAGAACAGTGCTGAACCCTCCCAGTAATGACCATTCATCCAAAATTACTCCCAAGAGCACAAGAACAACTCAACCAGAATCCATAAAAGAATTCAGAACAACATTTCAACAACTGCAGGCCTCAATTTGAAACAGTTACGGTCAGTTTTCATCATCCTGCAATAAGAAGGAGACTGAGCAAAAATGGCAGCTGCTGAGCAAAAAGCAActgctgtccaaaaaaaaaaacattttgggcTTTTGGGCAAATATTGTGTGATTGGATGAGACAAATGTGTCTTTTTACATCCAGCGTAAAGCATTCCCTTTCCCACATTtgtaaactgcatttttttatttactcacgttatcattgtgtaataatttttttttgatgatctgaatcatttgacaaatatgcaaaagaaatataaaaatcaggaagaggcaaatcctttttttacagcactgctTTTCAAACATTTGCACTtatgaattttgtttttacttgtgATGTTTTCAGGTGCTGGATAAGCAACTCGAACCTACTCTACATCATCCATGGCCCAATCCATGTCGCCCTGGTGGTGAGTGCTGTACTGATATCCAGTACTATGCAGTCTTTAGCTTCCCCTCATTtctacatataaaataaaataaagtaaaattgtGTAGATTGAATTAAAGTAAtcgaaacaaatgttttactatgacaggctgcaaagcacctaaagatacaataaaaaaataggttgtttatgtaaaaatctcagcagcagcctcattttccctctcgtctgttccaaccgctcagcattcagcatcaccagtatggTGTAccaatcgctctctctctctctctctctctctctctctcatgaatCAATGTTTCACAATGTTACAGTTGTTGAAACTAATCAGTCACAGGGACTTTActgaaaataaactaaaatgactaaaatgaTTGTCCTTCAATAACCctgaagaactattcctcaagaaaGTTTGGCTCTTTGGACATGGAAGGGGGTATCAAGACTTTTGCTGACTTAAGTAAAATCTTCATATCGGATTGGTTCCACCTGAGAATTTAATTCAAGAGATTCCTTAAAATGACGAAAGTGTGGTTTTAATCAGGTACTTGGGTACAAATTGCACCATGAACATTGTCTCCATACAGGTGAACCTCTTCTTCCTGTTGAACATAGTGCGTGTTCTGATCACAAAGCTGAAAGTGACCCACAGGACCGAGTCCAGTGCCTATATGAAGGCTGTGCGTGCCACCCTCATCTTGGTGCCCCTCATGGGTGCTCACTACATCCTTATGCCCCTTCAGCCTGGGGGCAAACTTGCTTCGGCCGTGTACGAGTTCTTCATGAACATCCTCACGCATTTCCAGGTTGGTCCTGGTCTGATTTACAGACCTTACTAAGACCTTACGAATCTATtctttatacatgtttatcataACCTAGCCATAAAAAGCATGCTTTCGGTTATTTGATAGATGAGCTGTGATGAAGTTTATTTGATTGCTCGCATGCTTAGGCATGTTGTTGTAATCTGTTGTAAAATGATCCCTCAGGCATATGACTCATGATGATAAGGAAATTAAACCtactctttttaaaatgtaatggcTTATAGAGGAATTTAATTCAAGTTATTCCATATTTCAAAGACAGGGGTTCACATTATGATTATTAACGGATAATTTGCCACATTGTGgccttattaatataatatgaacTGAAATAATGAAATGTCATAAGTGTCATtcttaaatctaatctaatcagtGTGTCAGAGCTTATTTGTCTTCATACTGTAGCTGCACATTTCTGACTCACGGCACCGTTTCTCTTTCTACAGGGCTTTCTAGTTGCCATCATCTTATGTTTTGGAAATGGAGAGGTACTATGTTTGATGTTTGATGAAGTTGAGAACGTTACGCTCCACCTGAGTTAGAACATCTAGAGTATCTCAGAAATGTTTGTGAATACTGTTCTGACAAACTCTCTATATGTCCCCCTCCAGGTGCACTCAGCTATAAGGCGTAAGCTTGCGCAGTACCGGGTCCAATGTCGGCAGCGCCTGGTGACGACTGACTCTCACTCTCACAACTACCAGACCAACTCCTCGATCATCGAGTGCAGTCGAGGAACCCTTAGTCTGGAACATGTGCCGCCCCACGTGGACGAGGACAAAGCGTACATGGCCATGTTCGTCCTGAATGGACACAGCAATGGTAATCGCCGTTTTAGCGAGGAAGATCATAAACTCAATGTTCTGGAGTCATCAATGATCTGACACTAAACGGGAAAGAGACTTTTTCTTCATTGTTAAGCTCTTTTAAAGAAACACGTCAACCTGAATGTGAACAGTGGTTTCGAAAATGGTGGTTAGTATAGTTTTGTTATACTAACTGGTCCAAAATAACGTCCTTCCTTCCATCGATTTCATAACACTGTAATAAAGCAACGAGAATGTACTGAAGATCCAGAGCTCCTGAGTGAAGTCTAaggttttacctttttttttttactcgagCTAAAATGTTAAAGATACCAGAACGGTCTGGGAATCCAAGAGTGCGTTGACCTTTGAGTGGGAAATTTTTATCTAGTTCATTTCTGTCTGCTACCTTTTGTGACTGGCTAATTATAACAGGGGCATTTAGCACCCTCCTGAACATGTAAAGCAGTTCAGGTGATTTATGTGGTAATTTTAATAGAGATTTACAAATCAGTAGCACAAaactttttattagtatttttccCATTCATAAGAAGAGGTAAAGAACAGCAATCCACTATTTGTCTTATTGACTTTtgcaaaacaaacacttttatttgGTGTATAGCTATGATTGGTGTCTCAATGGTAGGTTTCTTACCTGCCATGGGAAAGGCTCGGGTTCAATTCCCTCTTAGTGGCCAAACCCTAGCCACTGGAgagcagtgccggtcccaagcccagataaaatgggagagttGCGTCCAGAAAgccatctggtgtaaaacctgtaccAGGTTGTGTGCGGATTGCAAGCCTCGTGCAATGCGATTTCAGGTAGAATGTATAAATTCCATTGTCCAGCTAGCAAATCTGTTTCTTAGCTAGCTTGCTACTTATTAATTGGCACTTTCTTGCAGTAGTTATAAGCATTTCCTTATTTTCTTTTACCCAGTATTGGTTCTTTTCAGTTTGCCAACTTTAAACGGATTTTATTTACTTCTTAGTCAGACACTGCTTTAGCTACAGTAAGAAAGCAGGAAAGCCTTGTTATAGCATGTAATAGCCTTGATATAGCAGTCTGAATTTATAAATACTATGGCTAAACCGCAAAAGTTACCACCACTGTGATTAGCTTGTATGTATCAAGTCTCTTTTTATAATCTGTCTGCAAATAATGCTAGCACAAATCATAATTCGCAATTTATTATAAAGAGACGCTAGCTATAGCTATAGCCTTAGCGTTTTGTGAGGACAGAGCTAGAACTCCACATTCGTAGAATTTTTCCGATAGGAATTGACACATGAAGGTTCCAGTTGAAGTTtgttgaaaaaggaaaaagtttgCTCACTGTATCTAACTATCTCAGTATAGTgtgtcttttttactttttagccCAATCAGCTGCTTTCTTTGCTGCCAGATCATAGGACTTAGCAGCCCATTGGAGCTTTGATTTGTGCTAGTCAATGAATTTCATGATTCGTCCAGCTCGCAGATTGTTAGCTTGGTGCGATACAGTGAGATCTCAATGATTGCACATTTAGcaactttcttttcttctgtatAAATTGTCTgggaaaaggggaaaaagacaTTGTGCGTTTCATCTAACCCCAAATATCGGATAGAAAGGGGAATTCCAGCTGGTTGCCAGTAAATTCACCtactggtttttttttctgcagactGACCCACATGGAGAAAACAATTAAGGGAAGTTGGAGTGTTTGTTCAAGCACTGAAAACATTTgaaatttgtaattatttcttaaatatgtgtatatacatttgTAAATAGGTGTTCTTTGTGTTTTTGACCTAAGGCCTTCTCTTATTCTTAGCGgaggcttttttcccccctttttcttTCTAGAATTATATTATAGTGAGTTTtggaaaaatgtattatttgcatATATCTAGCtcatgattagatttttttgactGAAACATTCCTTTTAAATCTCCTGTGTGTGAATAACTGTCATTTCTCAATTTGTGTAAaggactgttgttgttgttgttgttgttgttattattgttattaagagcacaataaatgttattgcactggatcatttttttttcagttacactcactctttacaggtttttttgtACAGGAAAAGTCACCTAAAGTGTAATGTATTAGGTATGAATtcttacttttataaaaaaatattatatacttGTTAAGcactattaataaataatatttatgtagaAAAAGGTGATACATTTGTGAGACCTATTTGCAATCAAcagtgcaaataattttttttttttcatgtgacatGTGCCAAgattttatagttaaaaatgAAGgacaaattatatatttaaaaatgtcctTACAGTCATCttgcttttaacttttaaaattaataaaatactataCAATGTTCCATTGGGACACAATTAATATTCTGCTTAACATTTGGTACAGCACGTTTTAAGCtataatattgtattaaaaTGCATCAAATGTCACCTAATTGAGCTGTCTCTACCATTTGGTTGAGGTGTGCTTTGCTAGAAAGTATAAGTTATATTTAATGTAGTAGATACTAACCTATACTAAATATCAATGTCTTTAAAGAGTATAACTTTTTACAATTTCGTTGTAGCATAACATGAGAAGTAAAGTTTATGagatttattatgattttatttaagagGCCTATTCTGGGCTCTGTTTAAAAATTAGATAGATGTTCAATCGTCAAATTCAATTTTTAACAATAACGTAAACgctacagacttttttttttttttttttttaaataatgtccaTTGTACAAaaatggggccaggggtagctcagtggttaaggcattggactacggttcggaagatcctaggttcaaaccccacaaccaccaagttgccactgttgggcccatgagcaaggcccttaaccctcaactgctcagatgtgtactgagataaaaaaaaaaaataaaaaaaagtcgctctggataagagcgtctgccaaatgactaaatgtaaatgtaaatagacAAATGTTATATGAGCGATGtcgcaaattattattattcgggCCCAAGCACTACGACCTTAACATGAGGAGTCATGGCTATTACGTCATCATCACTCTAATAGTGCTGATGACATATTGTGTGTGAAGGACCCAATTGTTCGCCAAGGACTATGACATCAATCCTATGTTGTCATAATGTGGTCAGGGCACTAATAATAAGGGGCTCTCCTATTCTGTCTATTCTAAAATTATACCATAATATAACTGTATTGGTATGTCCACTTTTAAAGTGTCCACTGTGCCCACTGCCTGCATTTAGGTGGCGATGGCGTAGGATGGGCCTGCTGACCGTTATTTGCTATAGTTAActatagttgttgttttttttccaggatcTGGAGCTTTTGGGGGGttcttaaattattaaaaagtcaAGAAAATCATCACAGAGTTTGGAATCTGATGCCATTAGGACAACTGAGCGGCTAGGGCTCAGGTGGCACAGGGCCCTTACATGAGATTTtgtataatgcttttaacaattgatatTGTCCCAacacaataaaagaaaattatggaaatgtatatgaaatgtgaaaaatgtctaTGAACCAAAATAATTAGATagtccttgatgagcaagccgagggcgataCTCAAGGAAAGACTCACTGAGGTGGCAATAGGAGATAGAACCCTTGAGagtaaccagactcaacagggaacccaccctcatttgggtaataccGTATGACAGAAATTGTTCTGCAGaaatacacacttgcacatccGCACATGAAACCCAGTACACATTTAAAGTTCTTTGATCTGAACAACTTTCGCATTGCATCTCATGGGTTCTACTCAtgaggaagtcagttattttgggtcacTTGCAAAATGCACCCAATGGAATTTGATATAAATGTTTAGATCATATCATGCTTGAAGACATTATTGTGGGAAGTAGATGGCATTGAATGTTGGCTTGGCATAAAAACTATGATGTCATACATGAATTCCTTCCCTGTTTTGTTTGCACTGTTCCATAGACCAGTGGCCATGCTGCTGATAAGCCCAGTTCACGCTTTAAAAGGGAGGAGGTCACGTCCGGGTATTTTCTAGAGAAACCTAGAGAAACTTAGAAGATTGAATCTGCcagaaaaaagataaataatgagCTTAaccaattaaataattaatatatgttaaatatgatattaatttgtatatatttatttatatttatttattttttaatatttttttaactctgaAATATTTTAGCCTCACATCAGGATAAAGCTGCTCAGTTTTCAGTAAAATATCatcaattatatttatttttatcttaatttaaattatgttaatgactaaaaaaaaaaaggttatggaGTATATATTGTaatgtgtttgtatatttatgCAGTTCATTAAATGCTTGATTAGAGCCGGAGAACAATAATTTGCACACAGAGCTGCCATCAAGGACAGGAAACAGCTTTTCATTTATTCAAACAAGAAACCTTGAAGCTATTCAAAAGCacataaatagtttaattataCACCTTATCATGTCATTAAAATTTCCATGTTTCTGTATATTTAAGGCCCATAACATGTTACATCTATAAAGAAACTCTGCAGTAATGATGCCACCGCTGTCATTGCACTGACCACATCAAAATTaacatttctatatttctatcaagatggaaaataatttaaaaaacaaacaatacatattcatataaataaatgttttaatggctTTTAGTACCATGAATGTACTATAGGTACATAACACTCTTTTTACACTTTACATGGCCTCGGgaaggtaaaaaaatatttagaagaaCTCATCCCACACATCACACTATTTGTCTGAACTCCTGCCCTCAGCCAGGTGTTACAGCTCAGTTCGAACAAAAACAATCAGCCAGTTAAATCGCTTCTACTCAAAAGCTATTGTTATACTGGACACCAGTCTCAAATAGATGCAATAACTATCATTACTTTTGTTTCAAACAAGTGCAATAATTATCATTATCTATGGTTACAAATTATACTGAACACCAGTCTGAATATGTGCAATAACTGTCATTACAATGTTTatcaatgtttatgtttacaagAACATGTGGCACTATGTATGTGTAagtatgtgtaaatgtgtgattgtgtgtgtactgtatatcttaactattattattattttattttaatttaattatctattattattttcagtatAATTTTTACCTTCGCCTTCAATTTTGTTGTACTTGCAAAATGATAATAAACGAATCAGAATCTCATCTCACTTATTCCATCTTTTTTTATCACTGATTCTATGCAgagtcctggagcctatcccagggaactctcTACACACTCTGGTCAGTGTGTCAGTCCATCGTGGCTCCACTcctggcaatttggaaatgacagttagtgtaacttgcatatctttagactgtTTGAGAAAACCCAAACAGCAGGACTTGAACCCTCGAGCCTGGCGATGAGAGGCCACAGTTCTAACCCCTATGGCAACCTGCTGCCCCTTTATAGGAAATACTTTTAAAGTAATTTGCTTTAATCCTAAACGAagtaggcggcacagtggtttagtactgtcgccttgcacctctatgGTTCAATTTGTGCCTCGTGTTCCTCGCCTTTATACCCTGAGCTCCCTTTGATATTGCCCAGACCCTTCacaaccctacacaggataagcattaTGGATAGACATTAAAAAGTTTGGAACATCATCTGagtgattaaaacaaaaatacctTCTTATTGTAGCACTCGGGTTTATGTTTTTAACATCAGATTATCTT is from Clarias gariepinus isolate MV-2021 ecotype Netherlands chromosome 22, CGAR_prim_01v2, whole genome shotgun sequence and encodes:
- the calcrl2 gene encoding calcitonin gene-related peptide type 1 receptor, which codes for MGKHPTFLLLFLRMLTAELCQTEDVIATTTIPMEEVTNNPVSLTTVRVSRVQILTAQFECYLKILHDPPRTEQGPYCNRTWDGWLCWGDSPPGIAIQDCPNYFQDFDPTEKVTKVCNEDGQWFRHPESNRLWSNYTLCSAYTKEKLTVAVTMYYVAVLGHVLSLVSLLISIFIFSYFKCLSCQRISLHKNMFLSFIFNSIFMIIWLTNVIYNQQMTSNYIFCNILVSLMHYASCSTYFWMLCEGIYLHTLIIVAVFVGEQQLSWYYLLGWGFPIIPAAIHAGARMKYDHNMCWISNSNLLYIIHGPIHVALVVNLFFLLNIVRVLITKLKVTHRTESSAYMKAVRATLILVPLMGAHYILMPLQPGGKLASAVYEFFMNILTHFQGFLVAIILCFGNGEVHSAIRRKLAQYRVQCRQRLVTTDSHSHNYQTNSSIIECSRGTLSLEHVPPHVDEDKAYMAMFVLNGHSNGNRRFSEEDHKLNVLESSMI